The Amycolatopsis endophytica genome includes the window AGGAAGTCGGCTGAGGAGAGCGAGCATGAACGACACCAGTGTGGGCAGCCGCCGTACGCTCGCCCTGACCGAGCGCGGTGAGGCCGGGCCGGGTACCCGCAGCGACGAGGTGGTCATCGGGATCTCGCCCGCGTTCGGCGATTTCTTCACCAAGACCATTGTGGACATCCCGCACGCCGAGGTGCTGCGCGAGCTGCTCGCCGGTATCGAGGAGCAGGGTGTGCACGCCCGGGTCATCCGGTTCCGCGGCGGCGCGGACCTCGCGGTGATCGCGCACGCCGCGGCGAAGCTGTCCGGTTCGGGTATCGCGATCGGCGTGCTGTCGCGTGGCACCACGATGATC containing:
- a CDS encoding propanediol/glycerol family dehydratase medium subunit; protein product: MNDTSVGSRRTLALTERGEAGPGTRSDEVVIGISPAFGDFFTKTIVDIPHAEVLRELLAGIEEQGVHARVIRFRGGADLAVIAHAAAKLSGSGIAIGVLSRGTTMIHQKDLVRLSNLELFPQAPLMDLETFRKVGRNAARYAKGESPEPVPARNDFMARPRWQAKAALLHIKETEFVVPGAAPVELDARIRLADAG